A window of the Aeromicrobium phoceense genome harbors these coding sequences:
- the mshB gene encoding N-acetyl-1-D-myo-inositol-2-amino-2-deoxy-alpha-D-glucopyranoside deacetylase, producing the protein MSDRRLLLVHAHPDDESIQSGLTMAKYVAEGAHVTLVSCTLGEHGEVLVPDLEHLAAEREDRLGPQRLIELSDAMAHLGVTDFRRLGGDGAFRDSGMVWDENGNAAAMEDVDPRSFWRADLLEAANHLVAVIRELRPQVLVTYDEFGNYGHPDHIQAHRVAHYAAALAAVESHRRDLGPAWDVPKIYWTAESASRMREGARMMADAGQPPPFEIDPENLPPMFIEDEDLSTAVSSTPEHVTAKLDAMRAHATQITPDGVFFAMGIDLAAIAWGTEYYRLAKGRRGPVGASGFEEDLFAGLD; encoded by the coding sequence ATGTCCGATCGCCGACTCCTCCTCGTGCACGCCCACCCCGACGACGAGTCCATCCAGTCCGGCCTCACGATGGCCAAGTACGTCGCCGAGGGAGCCCACGTCACCCTCGTCAGCTGCACCCTGGGCGAGCACGGTGAGGTCCTCGTCCCCGACCTCGAGCACCTCGCCGCCGAGCGGGAGGACCGGCTCGGCCCGCAGCGGCTCATCGAGCTGAGCGACGCGATGGCCCACCTGGGCGTCACCGACTTCCGCCGGCTCGGCGGCGACGGCGCCTTCCGCGACTCCGGCATGGTCTGGGACGAGAACGGCAACGCGGCCGCGATGGAGGACGTCGACCCGCGCTCGTTCTGGCGCGCCGACCTCCTCGAGGCCGCGAACCACCTCGTCGCGGTGATCCGCGAGCTGCGCCCGCAGGTCCTGGTCACCTACGACGAGTTCGGCAACTACGGCCACCCCGACCACATCCAGGCCCACCGCGTGGCCCACTACGCGGCCGCGCTGGCCGCCGTGGAGTCCCACCGGCGCGACCTCGGTCCGGCGTGGGACGTGCCCAAGATCTACTGGACCGCCGAGTCCGCCTCCCGGATGCGCGAGGGCGCCAGGATGATGGCCGACGCCGGCCAGCCGCCGCCGTTCGAGATCGACCCGGAGAACCTCCCTCCGATGTTCATCGAGGACGAGGACCTCAGCACGGCCGTCTCGTCCACGCCCGAGCACGTCACCGCCAAGCTCGACGCGATGCGGGCTCACGCCACCCAGATCACCCCGGACGGGGTCTTCTTCGCGATGGGCATCGACCTCGCCGCGATCGCCTGGGGCACCGAGTACTACCGGCTCGCGAAGGGTCGCCGGGGTCCGGTCGGCGCGTCCGGGTTCGAGGAGGATCTGTTCGCCGGTCTGGACTGA
- a CDS encoding flavin reductase, translated as MEKSVDQAAFRGALSRFASGVTVVSTQHEGIDHAMTASAFTSVSLIPPLVLVCSNKGSRFHDAVRESRQWGVSILSEHGREASAWFAHRGRPLDTQFAGIEHHRSPAGLPLLDHALAWLECETEVEHDGGDHVILIGRVTWAQYQDETDDPLLYYRSHYGTIIRQADSEKTAYRGGA; from the coding sequence GTGGAGAAGTCCGTCGATCAAGCCGCATTCCGGGGTGCGCTGTCACGATTCGCCAGTGGCGTGACCGTCGTGTCCACCCAGCACGAGGGCATCGATCACGCCATGACCGCGAGCGCGTTCACGTCCGTGTCCCTCATCCCGCCGCTCGTCCTGGTGTGCTCGAACAAGGGCAGTCGCTTCCACGACGCCGTCCGCGAGTCGCGCCAGTGGGGTGTCTCGATCCTGTCCGAGCACGGCCGTGAGGCGTCCGCCTGGTTCGCCCACCGCGGGCGCCCCCTCGACACCCAGTTCGCCGGCATCGAGCACCACCGCAGCCCGGCTGGCCTGCCGCTGCTCGACCACGCGCTGGCCTGGCTCGAGTGCGAGACCGAGGTCGAGCACGACGGCGGCGACCACGTGATCCTCATCGGTCGCGTCACGTGGGCGCAGTACCAGGACGAGACCGACGATCCGCTGCTGTACTACCGCTCCCACTACGGCACGATCATCCGTCAGGCCGACTCGGAGAAGACCGCCTACCGAGGGGGCGCATGA